A genomic region of Exiguobacterium oxidotolerans JCM 12280 contains the following coding sequences:
- a CDS encoding capsid assembly scaffolding protein Gp46 family protein — translation MENQAEETVETQEETPNLEQPPHETPAESVALTPEIEQMIAKMVQSETDKVRTGYTKKLKESQAELDKLKTSQMSESEKYEYERAKVEQEKAEWAAEKERQELELKRATNKHYAARVIATKSIPADLAESFETLIMDDDPQAIDAKADTILALAETLAAKKVEEQLGGRNPKHRSPSTLTKKSIAEMSYGERVALQESDPAAYEALKNKK, via the coding sequence ATGGAAAACCAAGCAGAAGAAACAGTCGAAACGCAAGAGGAAACACCGAACCTGGAACAACCACCACATGAAACGCCAGCTGAATCGGTGGCACTCACACCCGAAATCGAGCAGATGATCGCGAAGATGGTCCAAAGCGAGACGGATAAAGTCCGGACAGGCTACACGAAGAAGCTGAAAGAATCGCAAGCTGAACTCGACAAACTGAAGACCTCGCAAATGAGTGAATCAGAGAAATACGAGTATGAGCGTGCGAAAGTGGAGCAGGAAAAAGCAGAATGGGCGGCAGAGAAAGAGCGTCAGGAACTCGAACTTAAACGAGCGACGAACAAACACTACGCGGCCCGCGTCATTGCAACGAAAAGCATCCCGGCTGACCTCGCAGAATCATTTGAGACGCTTATCATGGACGACGACCCGCAAGCCATCGACGCAAAAGCAGACACGATTTTGGCACTCGCGGAAACACTGGCGGCGAAGAAGGTCGAGGAACAACTCGGCGGTCGCAATCCGAAGCACCGGAGTCCAAGTACCCTCACCAAAAAGTCCATCGCAGAAATGTCATATGGCGAACGCGTTGCCTTGCAAGAGAGCGACCCTGCCGCGTATGAAGCACTCAAAAATAAAAAATGA